In Paenibacillus sp. G2S3, a single window of DNA contains:
- a CDS encoding glycosyl hydrolase: MRKYYKQNRLLFTILPVFIIFSLLPWGEVKSLPKAMSVSSSLPPAIPSNPSASEEAKQLLSNLVNLRGKGILSGQHDYLESPDELVHKLKNTSGQNAVLHGYELGAINNQPEGTIAEQRQAVIDSAIEWHQEGGIVAMTFHQSLPGTSPEWSNVNRSLSQEKFNAYVTPGTAQYKSLISDLDEIAGYLGQLRDAGVPVLWRPYHEMNGGWFWWGKKDNFSSLWNIVYDRFVNTHQLNNLLWVWNPNAPNEWADPYAAYYPGADKLDVLAADIYNNDYKQSYYEDLLALAEGKPIGIGESGQLPNPEVLTEKQNKWVYMMTWGKLLTENNTLQSIKSFMNDSFIVSREDYVLTTGGPSIAPVIPVTPTGLTGEYYNNTDLEGEAALIRDDRKIDFNWHGGSPAQEIDEDHFSVRWKGKLKPKFSEKYTISASSDDGVRVWIDGKLIIDNWKNQSATLHKGSIPLTAGTLYDIQIEYYENEGDANLRLLWESSSQKQQVIPQGALFLP, encoded by the coding sequence TTGCGTAAATATTATAAGCAAAACAGATTGTTGTTTACTATATTACCGGTGTTTATTATTTTTTCCTTGCTGCCTTGGGGAGAGGTTAAGAGTCTTCCGAAGGCTATGAGTGTTTCTTCCTCTCTTCCTCCGGCTATACCAAGCAATCCATCAGCTTCCGAAGAAGCCAAGCAGCTGCTGAGTAATTTGGTGAATCTACGTGGTAAAGGAATCCTGTCTGGCCAGCATGATTATCTAGAAAGTCCAGATGAACTGGTTCATAAGCTGAAGAATACATCGGGACAAAATGCCGTTCTACATGGTTATGAATTGGGTGCAATTAATAATCAACCCGAAGGGACGATCGCAGAACAGCGACAAGCTGTTATAGACAGTGCAATTGAGTGGCATCAAGAGGGTGGCATAGTAGCCATGACCTTCCATCAGAGTTTGCCGGGGACTTCTCCGGAATGGTCCAATGTAAACAGAAGTCTCAGTCAAGAGAAGTTTAATGCTTATGTTACGCCTGGGACGGCTCAGTATAAGAGTCTAATCTCTGATCTAGACGAGATCGCTGGCTATTTGGGACAGCTGCGTGATGCCGGAGTTCCAGTCTTATGGCGACCTTACCATGAAATGAACGGCGGTTGGTTTTGGTGGGGAAAAAAGGACAATTTTTCATCGCTTTGGAATATTGTCTATGATCGTTTTGTAAACACACATCAACTGAATAATCTACTGTGGGTATGGAATCCGAATGCGCCGAATGAATGGGCAGATCCTTATGCTGCATATTATCCCGGTGCGGATAAACTCGATGTTCTGGCTGCGGATATCTACAATAACGATTATAAGCAGTCCTACTATGAGGATCTGCTCGCACTTGCTGAAGGTAAACCTATCGGAATCGGGGAGAGTGGACAGCTGCCGAACCCGGAAGTATTAACCGAGAAACAAAATAAATGGGTCTATATGATGACCTGGGGAAAATTACTGACAGAAAATAATACGCTACAGTCAATTAAAAGCTTTATGAATGACTCGTTTATAGTTTCGAGAGAGGATTACGTTCTCACAACAGGAGGCCCTTCGATAGCACCGGTAATCCCGGTAACTCCAACGGGTTTAACAGGAGAGTACTATAACAATACTGATTTAGAGGGAGAAGCGGCACTTATCCGCGATGATCGTAAGATTGATTTTAATTGGCATGGCGGGTCACCTGCACAGGAGATAGATGAAGATCATTTTTCTGTTCGCTGGAAAGGGAAGCTCAAACCTAAATTCAGTGAAAAATATACGATTTCGGCATCCTCTGATGATGGAGTCCGTGTCTGGATTGACGGAAAGCTGATCATCGACAATTGGAAAAATCAAAGTGCAACCCTTCATAAAGGAAGTATCCCGCTCACAGCCGGAACGCTTTATGATATCCAAATTGAATATTATGAGAATGAAGGAGATGCCAATCTTCGCTTGCTGTGGGAGAGTTCCAGCCAGAAGCAGCAGGTGATTCCACAAGGGGCATTGTTCCTTCCTTAA
- a CDS encoding discoidin domain-containing protein, with amino-acid sequence MGITRRISNRKNRIFANKPLLFLLKFTALTVLFLLSVSVFGTNKTNDYKVGANIPRLATGSDVAAEIPDGTVIWNLGQHDGSAAEFAASGTSGSKKEFNVTSSVLKSSALQSLPAGLNGKTQPELTITYQLNKIPENGVLFSVGILDAYKSVPQMSVFSNHQLSGIIQIAGVAGTESEYNFQKTYELYIPKEQLKIGTNELKLQTVRCLYCSDKEDEYSWWTWDNLRLESLNAPISEPIHGSYTLTGTVVNNKQFYFDEGAVTHLPYVIKWLGMAYSGNVMRTSCASDVGRSCSDMLEYYKVLQDYNMQAVALYLHTGDIKLKADGSLPADAEKKLTDYFEQYSPYFQYYEVDNEPGLFNRSKAVNLAIADWLNKKGKQIAPHLQTVAPGWAYWPSYSEDSCGNQRGTGKECGDPDGWERDPEQRMELEKVTDLTNGHSYGDSYIFSNGGSFTENLKTFTGADNGLGKKMLTTEFGTSDSHVDAYQYGATERTAAVFDRIMRAHIGYADMFVQHAAFFKDFSLFKYGFNLEEHDPATTEIYYTKENEDSRVSIMRRLSLAYATHGAPLTYQIANKDVLADKLVYVRAVDTSTLKPLAGSGATSNKVLVNFVNFESTPQAVSVNVTMPKNGVYEGERFGNGDTYEKARSYVTGKKATPTLSFTETLAPGEAVQYILQPSSEVKPLAPKGFKAAATKGLAVKLNWLEAPGASYELLRAEGSGGEMKVVATDVKLTEYTNHNLREGTLYTYAVRVSGSNLLSDKVQITATGLVPLDRTKWKVSSNVNTAASAPSLAIDGDRRTRWDTGKHQASGEYFQIDLGEAHEIERIDLDSTLSPFDYPRDYVVYISDDAQNWNKLTSGKGAKELTKISFSKVKTRYIKIVQNGAGGNYWSIQELQVYSRE; translated from the coding sequence ATGGGAATAACGAGGAGAATATCTAATAGAAAAAATAGGATATTTGCAAACAAACCATTACTGTTTTTACTGAAATTCACCGCATTAACCGTCTTGTTTCTGTTGTCTGTCTCTGTTTTCGGAACGAATAAGACGAACGATTATAAGGTAGGTGCCAATATACCAAGATTAGCTACAGGAAGTGATGTTGCAGCAGAAATACCGGATGGTACTGTGATCTGGAATCTGGGACAACATGATGGCTCCGCAGCTGAATTCGCTGCGAGTGGCACTTCTGGCAGCAAGAAGGAATTTAATGTTACTTCTTCGGTGCTCAAATCATCGGCTCTGCAGAGCTTGCCTGCAGGCTTGAATGGAAAGACCCAGCCGGAATTAACGATCACCTATCAGCTAAATAAGATCCCGGAGAATGGGGTCTTATTTAGCGTAGGTATTCTGGATGCTTATAAATCCGTGCCGCAAATGAGTGTGTTCTCCAATCATCAATTGTCGGGGATCATTCAAATTGCGGGCGTTGCTGGCACAGAAAGTGAATATAACTTTCAAAAGACCTATGAATTATATATTCCCAAGGAGCAATTGAAGATAGGAACGAATGAATTGAAGCTGCAAACGGTTCGCTGTTTATATTGCAGTGACAAAGAAGACGAATATTCCTGGTGGACTTGGGATAATCTCCGTTTAGAATCTCTTAACGCTCCAATTTCTGAGCCTATCCATGGTAGCTATACACTGACGGGAACAGTAGTGAATAATAAACAATTTTATTTCGATGAAGGTGCAGTTACGCACTTGCCTTATGTTATCAAATGGCTAGGAATGGCTTATAGCGGGAATGTGATGCGTACTAGCTGTGCCAGTGATGTCGGGAGATCCTGCTCAGATATGCTGGAATATTACAAGGTATTGCAGGATTACAACATGCAGGCGGTTGCTCTGTATTTGCATACTGGTGATATTAAGCTTAAGGCAGATGGATCGTTGCCTGCTGACGCGGAGAAAAAGCTGACAGATTATTTTGAGCAATATAGCCCCTATTTTCAATATTATGAGGTAGATAATGAGCCGGGATTATTCAATCGTTCTAAGGCAGTGAACCTGGCAATTGCGGACTGGCTGAATAAAAAGGGCAAGCAAATCGCGCCCCATTTACAAACTGTTGCTCCGGGCTGGGCGTATTGGCCGAGCTACAGTGAGGATTCCTGTGGTAATCAGAGGGGAACTGGGAAGGAATGTGGAGATCCGGATGGCTGGGAACGTGATCCAGAGCAACGTATGGAGCTGGAGAAGGTTACGGATTTGACCAATGGACATTCCTACGGCGACTCTTATATTTTTAGTAATGGAGGAAGCTTTACTGAGAATCTGAAGACCTTCACTGGCGCAGACAATGGACTCGGCAAAAAAATGCTGACGACTGAATTTGGTACCTCGGACAGTCATGTGGATGCCTATCAATACGGGGCAACGGAGCGGACAGCGGCTGTATTCGACCGGATCATGCGTGCGCATATTGGTTATGCGGATATGTTTGTGCAGCATGCTGCTTTTTTTAAGGATTTCAGTTTATTCAAATACGGGTTTAATTTAGAAGAGCATGATCCGGCGACCACAGAGATTTATTATACAAAAGAAAATGAGGATTCACGTGTCAGCATCATGAGAAGGCTCAGTCTTGCCTATGCTACACATGGAGCTCCGCTAACTTATCAAATAGCCAACAAAGATGTGTTAGCCGATAAGCTGGTTTATGTTCGGGCCGTGGATACTTCTACATTGAAGCCTCTTGCGGGAAGTGGAGCGACCTCAAATAAGGTGCTGGTTAATTTCGTTAACTTTGAGTCTACTCCACAAGCTGTGAGTGTAAATGTGACTATGCCGAAAAACGGAGTGTATGAAGGGGAACGTTTTGGAAACGGGGATACGTATGAAAAAGCAAGAAGTTATGTAACAGGGAAAAAGGCTACTCCCACGTTAAGCTTTACGGAGACACTTGCTCCAGGAGAGGCTGTGCAGTATATTTTGCAGCCATCCTCTGAAGTAAAGCCGTTGGCACCTAAAGGATTCAAAGCCGCAGCGACAAAAGGTTTAGCTGTAAAATTAAATTGGTTGGAGGCACCAGGAGCAAGCTATGAGCTGCTTCGCGCTGAAGGTAGCGGCGGGGAAATGAAGGTGGTAGCCACCGATGTGAAGCTTACAGAATATACGAATCATAATTTACGTGAAGGGACGTTATATACCTATGCGGTAAGGGTATCCGGCTCTAACTTACTGTCCGATAAAGTTCAGATTACAGCCACCGGACTGGTTCCTCTGGATCGTACTAAATGGAAGGTATCCTCAAATGTGAATACGGCAGCATCAGCTCCGAGTCTGGCCATCGATGGGGATCGGCGCACGCGCTGGGATACGGGGAAACATCAGGCTTCCGGAGAGTATTTTCAGATTGATCTGGGTGAAGCACATGAAATTGAAAGAATAGATTTGGATAGCACGCTATCACCTTTTGATTATCCAAGAGACTATGTAGTCTATATTTCTGACGATGCTCAAAACTGGAACAAACTCACGTCTGGAAAAGGTGCGAAAGAGCTTACTAAGATATCCTTTTCTAAAGTGAAGACGAGGTATATCAAAATTGTACAGAATGGAGCTGGCGGGAATTATTGGTCTATTCAAGAGCTACAGGTGTATTCCAGAGAATAA
- a CDS encoding GNAT family N-acetyltransferase: protein MQLRLIKPAELDQAALLADSIFRKPGATSMKELFPLIFRPGLSHSYAAITEDGKVAAFMGLVPSTIKTGDAFLNVFSIGAVCTDPAFRGQGLAGQLLQLCQAHAAESDASLIFVSGDRSLYTRAGCVPFGGTQFAELNASSAQALAAAAGEEWTLRPMQPGDFFAVYRLLNEREAGHVYSPGELALLLGTEAYASVLGLAQRTLVAVRDGSIEGFAAVAVPAAADVPAPSTATAVEWAGQPSAVAALLAKAALCGGVGTLQVPVPWQERSLLALLRDAGASLSGGANSGTVCIADRAALLRQTEGCRKGLDLSSVQDDKELLSLLFDPASSEDFNAIPLPYMSGLRFI, encoded by the coding sequence ATGCAATTAAGATTAATTAAACCTGCGGAGCTGGACCAGGCGGCTCTGCTCGCAGATTCCATCTTTCGTAAACCGGGTGCCACTTCAATGAAAGAACTGTTTCCGCTTATTTTCCGCCCTGGACTCAGTCATTCCTACGCGGCTATTACTGAGGACGGAAAGGTTGCAGCTTTCATGGGACTCGTACCCTCTACGATCAAGACTGGAGATGCTTTTCTGAATGTATTCTCCATAGGTGCTGTCTGCACCGATCCCGCTTTTCGTGGCCAAGGGCTGGCTGGCCAACTTCTACAGCTATGCCAGGCACACGCTGCGGAGTCCGACGCATCGCTGATTTTTGTCTCGGGTGATCGTTCGCTATACACCCGAGCTGGGTGCGTACCGTTCGGAGGTACGCAATTTGCCGAGCTGAACGCAAGCTCAGCTCAGGCACTTGCAGCCGCAGCAGGAGAGGAATGGACGCTGCGGCCAATGCAGCCGGGCGACTTCTTCGCCGTCTACCGGCTGCTCAATGAACGTGAAGCCGGACATGTATATAGTCCGGGTGAGCTGGCGCTGCTGCTGGGGACCGAGGCTTACGCGAGCGTATTGGGCTTGGCCCAACGCACACTCGTAGCCGTTCGGGACGGCAGCATCGAGGGGTTCGCCGCGGTCGCTGTGCCAGCGGCGGCGGATGTGCCAGCGCCGAGCACGGCGACGGCGGTGGAATGGGCCGGCCAGCCGAGCGCGGTAGCGGCGCTGCTGGCCAAGGCGGCCTTGTGCGGCGGCGTTGGCACGCTGCAAGTGCCTGTGCCGTGGCAGGAGCGCAGCCTGCTCGCGCTCCTGCGGGACGCCGGCGCCTCTTTAAGCGGCGGCGCGAACAGCGGAACGGTCTGCATCGCAGACCGGGCAGCGCTATTGCGGCAGACCGAAGGCTGCCGCAAGGGTCTCGACTTGTCGTCCGTGCAGGACGACAAGGAGCTGCTCTCGCTGCTCTTTGATCCAGCGAGTTCAGAGGATTTCAACGCCATTCCTTTACCGTATATGTCTGGACTTCGTTTCATTTAA
- a CDS encoding potassium/proton antiporter: MSQLADNIILLLAALLLVGVFSTKFSTKFGMPALVLFLAAGMVLSQFVFFNNASLTQMAGIFALVVILFEGGMQTNIKDIKPVIRPALSLSTVGVIMTTAIVGVFAKLILDVSWPESFLFGAIVGSTDAAAVFSVLGGKNIDKRLTSTLEAESGSNDPMAVFLTVSLIEWIQHPDMAIWGLLLSFIWEMGIGLVLGFVLGKIAVFCINRINLDSTGLYPVMAIGFAVLTYGLSAWVHSSGLLAVYVMGLTLGNSELMYHRTIMNFSHGFAWMMQIFMFILLGLLVFPQELAEVAWQGILLSVILMVVARPIGVFISLHFSKFSIREKTLISWAGLRGAVPIVLATYPLLADLPHGRLFFNVVFFVVLTSAVIQGTSISPLASRLKLVGQEDSDQPSLMELVALGKTDSEFNHIGINPYMSIAGQKISEIGLPDDILFTAIIRNKKIVTPHGSTVIEPGDTVYVLSPKSKRDEMRAFFRSRKGKTAEEDVSLI, encoded by the coding sequence GTGTCCCAACTTGCAGATAATATTATATTATTGCTGGCAGCGCTCCTGCTTGTAGGCGTATTTTCCACCAAGTTCTCCACTAAATTTGGAATGCCAGCTTTAGTGCTATTTCTTGCTGCGGGGATGGTGCTAAGCCAATTTGTTTTTTTTAACAATGCCTCCTTAACGCAAATGGCCGGAATCTTCGCATTGGTTGTCATATTATTCGAAGGTGGCATGCAGACGAATATTAAGGATATTAAGCCTGTTATTCGGCCAGCATTATCTTTATCAACGGTAGGCGTAATCATGACGACAGCCATTGTAGGGGTATTCGCTAAGCTGATCCTTGATGTGTCATGGCCAGAAAGCTTTTTGTTTGGAGCGATTGTTGGATCGACAGATGCGGCTGCAGTCTTCTCGGTACTCGGCGGAAAGAATATTGATAAACGTCTGACCTCGACGTTAGAAGCAGAATCAGGAAGCAACGATCCAATGGCGGTTTTCTTGACAGTCTCGCTAATCGAATGGATACAGCATCCGGATATGGCAATATGGGGGCTTCTGTTGTCTTTCATATGGGAGATGGGCATTGGCTTAGTACTGGGTTTTGTACTGGGGAAGATCGCAGTTTTCTGTATCAATCGAATTAACCTGGATTCTACAGGTCTTTATCCAGTAATGGCCATTGGCTTTGCTGTGCTAACCTATGGTTTATCTGCATGGGTACATAGTAGCGGTCTGCTGGCTGTTTATGTTATGGGCCTTACGCTTGGCAATTCTGAGCTAATGTATCACCGTACCATTATGAATTTTAGTCATGGCTTTGCATGGATGATGCAAATATTTATGTTCATTCTGCTTGGCTTATTAGTATTTCCACAGGAGCTGGCGGAAGTGGCTTGGCAAGGTATCTTGTTATCCGTCATTCTGATGGTTGTAGCTAGACCAATCGGTGTATTTATAAGCTTGCACTTTTCCAAATTTTCGATTCGAGAAAAGACATTGATTTCTTGGGCCGGACTTCGTGGAGCCGTTCCGATTGTGCTAGCGACTTATCCGCTGCTCGCTGATCTGCCTCACGGACGACTATTCTTTAATGTTGTATTCTTTGTCGTACTGACCTCAGCGGTGATTCAGGGAACTAGTATTTCCCCGCTAGCATCCCGATTGAAGCTTGTGGGGCAAGAAGATTCAGATCAGCCTTCCCTGATGGAGCTAGTCGCTCTTGGCAAGACAGACTCGGAGTTTAACCATATTGGAATTAATCCCTATATGTCGATTGCTGGACAGAAAATTTCAGAAATAGGTCTGCCGGACGATATCTTGTTTACGGCAATTATCCGCAATAAAAAGATTGTCACCCCGCATGGCAGTACTGTTATTGAGCCTGGGGATACGGTGTATGTCCTAAGTCCAAAGAGTAAGCGTGATGAGATGAGGGCTTTTTTCCGCAGCAGGAAAGGAAAGACCGCGGAGGAGGATGTTTCTTTAATCTAG
- a CDS encoding Dps family protein, giving the protein MTTQLKNHTELQAALNRQTANWFLLGVKLHHYHWYVSGSQFFTLHEKFEELYNEAAGYADDLAERLLSIGGQPASTMKQYLELSDLQEARGGEDAKGMVLELVRDFKTVAKELQDAIATAEELSDQPTADLLIGIRSSIEKHAWMLNAFIG; this is encoded by the coding sequence ATGACAACACAATTAAAGAACCATACTGAACTGCAAGCTGCATTGAACCGCCAAACTGCGAACTGGTTCCTGCTCGGGGTAAAGCTTCATCATTATCACTGGTATGTTAGCGGATCTCAATTCTTCACACTGCATGAGAAGTTTGAAGAGCTATACAATGAAGCTGCGGGTTATGCAGATGATTTGGCTGAGCGGTTGCTTTCTATTGGTGGACAACCAGCCTCAACAATGAAGCAATATCTTGAACTGTCCGACTTACAAGAAGCTCGCGGCGGCGAAGATGCTAAGGGGATGGTACTCGAGCTCGTTAGAGACTTTAAGACCGTTGCTAAAGAACTGCAAGATGCAATTGCTACTGCAGAAGAATTGAGTGATCAACCAACTGCGGATCTGCTGATTGGGATCAGAAGCAGCATTGAGAAACATGCTTGGATGCTGAATGCCTTTATCGGCTAA
- a CDS encoding AIM24 family protein yields the protein MNIDVQDESDSGSGQAVAFSLGEKEEVHVLHPQQIIAYQGSATGRADRFMDVKGIYRKRKLIRSDMSGPCHFVAALPPGYRVKILQLDGKSDLLYDFKHLFFYSKGVTMETRVLSMKNVLVTRDIVKVKFTGNGIIGILTEGTVCEAELHPYNPLYVDAGSIIAYPENAKLELTVYGNHLASQHMSYHWKMTGHGPVLFQAGRQNRRFERDNNDDGIIKRFLREAVPFGGVFIK from the coding sequence ATGAACATCGATGTCCAAGATGAAAGCGACAGCGGGAGCGGACAAGCCGTAGCCTTCTCCCTTGGGGAGAAAGAAGAGGTTCATGTGCTGCACCCACAGCAAATTATCGCTTATCAAGGGTCAGCCACTGGACGGGCAGATAGATTTATGGATGTAAAGGGCATCTATCGCAAGCGAAAATTGATTCGTTCGGATATGTCTGGCCCTTGCCATTTTGTCGCCGCCCTTCCACCGGGTTATCGGGTAAAGATTCTGCAGCTTGATGGGAAGAGCGATTTGTTGTACGACTTTAAACATCTCTTCTTCTACAGCAAGGGCGTTACGATGGAAACACGAGTGCTGAGTATGAAGAATGTGCTTGTGACAAGAGATATTGTGAAGGTGAAATTTACCGGCAATGGCATCATTGGCATTCTGACCGAGGGTACGGTCTGTGAAGCTGAGCTTCACCCTTACAATCCACTTTATGTGGATGCAGGCAGCATTATTGCCTATCCTGAAAATGCGAAGCTGGAGCTAACCGTTTACGGCAACCATTTAGCTAGCCAGCATATGAGTTATCACTGGAAGATGACGGGCCACGGCCCTGTGTTGTTTCAGGCCGGACGCCAGAATCGTAGATTTGAAAGAGATAATAATGATGATGGAATTATTAAACGATTTCTGCGCGAAGCCGTGCCATTTGGCGGTGTTTTTATTAAATAG
- a CDS encoding M50 family metallopeptidase: MNKWLKTMLFLVGSAFLTRLIPFSSLFRNLDTMIHEFGHALVTLLLSGSVLRIELYANHSGVTYSAIQDGGRAILVSLSGYMLASLFALLLFYLYSKGRHDWGLILATTVALIMLVLYVRGSFGMMWLGGFIALNVLMLVVWKKASKYYYLLLAFLTLEESVMGSLFLVYAAVVSPSRAGDASNLARMTSVPAIFWAILFFMFSLLCAKWALGLFFKRERVQPKLQSR; encoded by the coding sequence ATGAATAAATGGCTTAAGACAATGTTATTTTTGGTCGGATCTGCTTTTTTGACGAGGTTAATTCCATTCTCATCTTTGTTTCGGAATTTGGACACGATGATTCATGAATTTGGTCATGCACTGGTGACTTTACTGCTGTCTGGCAGTGTGCTGCGGATCGAACTATACGCGAATCATAGTGGTGTCACCTATTCAGCCATTCAAGATGGAGGCAGAGCGATACTGGTGTCGCTATCCGGTTATATGCTAGCTTCCTTATTCGCATTGCTGCTCTTCTATCTCTACAGTAAAGGACGGCATGATTGGGGACTTATTTTAGCTACTACAGTAGCATTGATTATGCTGGTATTGTACGTGCGGGGAAGTTTCGGAATGATGTGGTTAGGTGGGTTTATTGCGCTGAATGTATTAATGCTGGTGGTGTGGAAAAAGGCCAGCAAATATTATTATTTGTTATTAGCTTTTTTGACCTTGGAAGAGTCTGTAATGGGGAGCTTATTTCTTGTATATGCGGCCGTTGTATCCCCATCTCGGGCGGGAGATGCCAGTAATCTGGCCAGGATGACATCTGTGCCGGCTATATTCTGGGCTATCCTATTTTTTATGTTTTCTCTGCTTTGCGCCAAATGGGCACTGGGACTATTTTTTAAGCGGGAGCGAGTGCAGCCTAAACTTCAGAGCCGCTAA
- a CDS encoding WYL domain-containing protein — MTDRLIRLMRIITLVQAKPGILARELAERCGNSERTIYRDMDALSAMHIPITHLGHGKGYAFIGNFALYPLDWSEEEASAFSQLRYIMEDIKPALPIDFESAYEKVVAAEYKRKAEREETIERARREVGVGWAERNSSQMEQHSFLTPILEALLKQKSIQANYSENALEEKGITIDPYCLVPLESRFHLIGFCHRQGVIRTYHINDFSNVKPLNRFFSKEAFDVQAFMKQKWSLDRDSLQVEFKVKFSERIMEGIKKDELPFKPNKVDRQARCFYFKVAVEQDIGFVRWIKRFEEEAEIIEPYYYREVIRQQLEKWSSHYK; from the coding sequence ATGACAGACCGATTAATCCGACTGATGCGCATTATTACACTGGTTCAAGCCAAGCCGGGGATATTAGCCCGTGAATTGGCGGAACGCTGCGGCAACAGCGAGAGAACAATATACCGGGACATGGATGCGCTTAGCGCCATGCACATTCCTATTACCCACCTTGGGCATGGAAAAGGTTATGCTTTTATTGGGAATTTTGCACTCTATCCCTTGGATTGGTCGGAAGAAGAAGCATCCGCATTTTCGCAATTACGCTATATTATGGAAGATATAAAACCAGCATTGCCCATAGATTTTGAAAGCGCGTATGAAAAAGTAGTCGCAGCTGAATATAAACGAAAGGCGGAGAGAGAAGAAACGATAGAACGTGCAAGAAGAGAAGTAGGGGTGGGGTGGGCGGAAAGAAACAGTTCGCAGATGGAGCAACACTCTTTTCTTACTCCGATTCTGGAGGCTTTATTAAAGCAAAAGAGCATTCAAGCGAATTATAGTGAAAATGCATTAGAGGAGAAAGGGATTACTATTGATCCTTATTGTCTTGTCCCGCTGGAAAGTCGTTTTCATCTCATTGGATTTTGTCATCGCCAAGGTGTTATTCGTACATATCATATCAATGACTTTTCAAATGTGAAGCCACTAAATCGGTTTTTTTCGAAGGAAGCTTTTGATGTACAAGCCTTTATGAAGCAGAAATGGTCACTCGATCGGGATAGTTTACAGGTAGAGTTCAAAGTGAAGTTCTCGGAACGGATAATGGAAGGGATTAAGAAGGACGAATTGCCTTTTAAGCCTAACAAAGTGGATCGTCAAGCGAGATGTTTTTATTTTAAGGTTGCTGTGGAACAAGATATCGGATTTGTCCGCTGGATTAAGAGATTTGAAGAGGAAGCGGAAATCATTGAACCGTACTATTATCGTGAAGTAATCAGGCAGCAGTTGGAAAAATGGAGTTCGCACTATAAATAG
- the modA gene encoding molybdate ABC transporter substrate-binding protein codes for MFKKWSIRILSVLAIFLVVNLSVGAVGDVEAASKKTEIIVSAAASLQDSLDKMALLYEKKHPDIDLVFNYAASGTLQKQIEQGAPADLFFSAGDKQMNALVDAGLISDHKVLLKNQLVLVVPSNSNASLTTITQLTDKAFKKIAVGQPESVPAGQYAQQSLTAKKVWDTLQNKLVFAKDVRQVLSYVETGNVDAGFVYKTDALTSKKTKIALTVGPHVHKAINYPAGIVKDSKNQKEAKEFYNYLQSKEASDIFASYGFLLP; via the coding sequence ATGTTTAAGAAATGGTCAATTAGGATCCTTAGCGTATTGGCAATTTTTTTGGTTGTGAATTTATCTGTGGGCGCAGTGGGGGATGTAGAGGCAGCCTCCAAGAAGACAGAGATTATAGTATCCGCTGCAGCCAGCTTACAGGATAGTTTAGATAAAATGGCTCTGCTCTATGAGAAGAAGCATCCCGATATAGATTTGGTCTTTAATTATGCTGCATCCGGCACATTACAGAAGCAGATTGAGCAAGGTGCTCCGGCTGATCTATTCTTCTCTGCTGGTGATAAACAGATGAATGCGTTAGTAGATGCTGGACTGATCTCTGACCATAAGGTTCTGCTTAAGAATCAGTTGGTTCTAGTCGTACCTTCGAATTCAAACGCTTCATTAACTACGATCACTCAACTTACGGATAAAGCCTTTAAGAAGATAGCGGTAGGACAGCCTGAATCTGTGCCCGCAGGACAATATGCACAGCAATCATTGACTGCGAAGAAGGTATGGGACACACTGCAAAACAAGCTTGTTTTTGCGAAGGATGTTCGTCAGGTTCTGTCTTACGTCGAAACGGGAAATGTTGATGCTGGCTTTGTTTACAAGACAGATGCGTTGACTTCAAAGAAGACGAAGATCGCCCTTACCGTGGGTCCGCATGTTCACAAAGCCATTAATTATCCGGCGGGTATCGTGAAGGACTCGAAGAATCAGAAGGAAGCTAAAGAATTTTACAATTATCTTCAAAGTAAAGAGGCTAGTGATATTTTTGCAAGCTATGGCTTCTTGCTTCCTTAA